A portion of the Mus pahari chromosome 17, PAHARI_EIJ_v1.1, whole genome shotgun sequence genome contains these proteins:
- the Krt84 gene encoding keratin, type II cuticular Hb4 isoform X2, with amino-acid sequence MSCRSYRVSSGRRVGSFSSCSAMAPQHLNRFRASSVSCRSGPGFRGLGGFGSRSVINFGSSSPRIAVGCSRPGFGGPGFGYRIGGIGGPSAPAITAVTVNQSLLTPLNLEIDPNAQRVKRDEKEQIKTLNNKFASFIDKVRFLEQQNKLLETKWSFLQEQKCARSNLEPLFDNYIANLRRQVDVLNSDQARLQAERNHLQDILEGFKKKYEEEVAFRANAENEFVALKKDVDAAFLNKSDLEANVDALIQETEFLKALYHEEVQMLQSHISETSVIVKMDNSRDLNLDGIIAEVKAQYEEVARRSRADVESWYQTKYEEMRVTAGQHCDNLRSTRDEINELTRLIQRLKAEIEHTKAQCAKLEAAVAEAEQQGEAALNDAKCKLADLEGALQQAKQDMARQLREYQELMNVKLALDIEIVTYRRLLEGEEIRICEGVGPVNISVSSSRGGVLCGPELVSGSSLSHNGGVTFSTSSGIRATGGVLASSSLRAGGDLLSSGSRGGSVLVGDACAPSIPCALPTEGGFSSCSGGRGNRSSSIRFSSTTTSRRTRY; translated from the exons ATGTCTTGCCGCTCCTACAGAGTCAGCTCTGGCCGTCGGGTGGGAAGCTTCAGTTCTTGCTCAGCAATGGCCCCTCAGCATCTGAACCGCTTCCGGGCCAGCTCTGTCTCCTGCAGGAGTGGGCCTGGCTTCCGGGGCTTGGGTGGTTTTGGTAGTCGGAGCGTCATCAACTTTGGATCATCCTCACCCCGGATAGCAGTTGGATGCTCTC GCCCTGGCTTTGGTGGCCCCGGCTTTGGCTACAGAATCGGAGGAATTGGAGGCCCATCAGCCCCCGCTATCACAGCTGTGACTGTTAACCAGAGCCTGCTGACACCCCTCAACCTGGAGATTGACCCCAATGCCCAGAGGGTGAAGAGAGATGAAAAGGAGCAGATCAAGACCCTCAACAACAAGTTTGCCTCCTTCATTGATAAG GTGAGGTTTCTGGAGCAACAGAATAAACTCCTAGAGACCAAGTGGAGCTTCCTCCAAGAACAGAAATGTGCCCGGAGCAACCTGGAGCCTCTCTTCGATAACTATATCGCCAACCtgcggaggcaggtggatgtaCTAAACAGCGACCAGGCTCGGCTGCAGGCAGAGAGGAACCACCTGCAGGACATCCTTGAGGGCTTCAAGAAGAA GTATGAAGAGGAGGTGGCATTCCGGGCCAATGCTGAGAACGAGTTTGTAGCGCTGAAGAAG GATGTAGATGCAGCTTTCCTGAACAAGTCTGATCTGGAAGCCAATGTGGATGCTCTGATCCAGGAAACTGAATTCCTGAAGGCTCTGTACCATGAG GAAGTCCAGATGCTGCAGTCACACATATCAGAGACCTCTGTCATTGTGAAGATGGACAACAGCCGGGACCTGAATCTGGATGGGATCATTGCTGAAGTCAAGGCACAGTATGAGGAGGTGGCAAGGCGGAGTCGTGCAGATGTGGAGTCCTGGTACCAGACCAAG tATGAGGAGATGCGGGTGACTGCTGGCCAGCACTGTGACAATCTACGTAGCACACGGGATGAGATCAATGAGCTGACCCGGTTGATCCAGAGGCTGAAAGCAGAGATCGAGCATACCAAGGCTCAG TGTGCCAAGCTGGAGGCTGCTGTGGCTGAGGCAGAGCAGCAGGGTGAAGCAGCCCTCAATGATGCCAAGTGCAAGCTGGCTGATCTGGAGGGTGCCCTGCAGCAGGCCAAGCAGGACATGGCCAGGCAGCTGCGGGAGTACCAGGAGCTCATGAATGTCAAGCTGGCCCTGGACATCGAGATTGTCACCTACAGGAGGCTGCTGGAGGGCGAGGAAATTCG gatctGCGAAGGTGTTGGGCCAGTAAACATAT CTGTGAGCAGCTCTCGAGGAGGTGTGCTGTGTGGGCCCGAGTTGGTCTCTGGATCCAGCCTTTCCCACAATGGCGGAGTCACCTTCTCCACCAGCAGCGGCATCCGTGCCACCGGAGGTGTTCTGGCTTCCTCAAGCCTGAGGGCTGGTGGGGACCTGCTGAGCTCTGGGTCCAGAGGAGGCTCAGTGCTGGTAGGTGATGCCTGCGCTCCCAGCATCCCCTGTGCACTGCCCACTGAGGGAGGCTTCAGCAGCTGCAGTGGTGGTCGTGGTAACAGGAGCTCCAGCATCCGCTTCTCATCTACCACCACCTCCCGAAGGACCAGGTACTGA
- the Krt84 gene encoding keratin, type II cuticular Hb4 isoform X1, translating into MSCRSYRVSSGRRVGSFSSCSAMAPQHLNRFRASSVSCRSGPGFRGLGGFGSRSVINFGSSSPRIAVGCSRPIRCGVGFGAGNGMAFGSGDGLGFRASSGVGLGVGAGSCFGYGFGGPGFGGPGFGGPGFGYRIGGIGGPSAPAITAVTVNQSLLTPLNLEIDPNAQRVKRDEKEQIKTLNNKFASFIDKVRFLEQQNKLLETKWSFLQEQKCARSNLEPLFDNYIANLRRQVDVLNSDQARLQAERNHLQDILEGFKKKYEEEVAFRANAENEFVALKKDVDAAFLNKSDLEANVDALIQETEFLKALYHEEVQMLQSHISETSVIVKMDNSRDLNLDGIIAEVKAQYEEVARRSRADVESWYQTKYEEMRVTAGQHCDNLRSTRDEINELTRLIQRLKAEIEHTKAQCAKLEAAVAEAEQQGEAALNDAKCKLADLEGALQQAKQDMARQLREYQELMNVKLALDIEIVTYRRLLEGEEIRICEGVGPVNISVSSSRGGVLCGPELVSGSSLSHNGGVTFSTSSGIRATGGVLASSSLRAGGDLLSSGSRGGSVLVGDACAPSIPCALPTEGGFSSCSGGRGNRSSSIRFSSTTTSRRTRY; encoded by the exons ATGTCTTGCCGCTCCTACAGAGTCAGCTCTGGCCGTCGGGTGGGAAGCTTCAGTTCTTGCTCAGCAATGGCCCCTCAGCATCTGAACCGCTTCCGGGCCAGCTCTGTCTCCTGCAGGAGTGGGCCTGGCTTCCGGGGCTTGGGTGGTTTTGGTAGTCGGAGCGTCATCAACTTTGGATCATCCTCACCCCGGATAGCAGTTGGATGCTCTCGTCCCATCCGCTGTGGAGTTGGCTTTGGAGCTGGCAATGGGATGGCCTTTGGATCTGGTGATGGTCTGGGCTTTAGGGCCAGCAGTGGTGTTGGCCTGGGGGTTGGGGCTGGCAGCTGCTTTGGCTATGGATTTGGAGGCCCTGGTTTCGGAGGCCCTGGCTTTGGTGGCCCCGGCTTTGGCTACAGAATCGGAGGAATTGGAGGCCCATCAGCCCCCGCTATCACAGCTGTGACTGTTAACCAGAGCCTGCTGACACCCCTCAACCTGGAGATTGACCCCAATGCCCAGAGGGTGAAGAGAGATGAAAAGGAGCAGATCAAGACCCTCAACAACAAGTTTGCCTCCTTCATTGATAAG GTGAGGTTTCTGGAGCAACAGAATAAACTCCTAGAGACCAAGTGGAGCTTCCTCCAAGAACAGAAATGTGCCCGGAGCAACCTGGAGCCTCTCTTCGATAACTATATCGCCAACCtgcggaggcaggtggatgtaCTAAACAGCGACCAGGCTCGGCTGCAGGCAGAGAGGAACCACCTGCAGGACATCCTTGAGGGCTTCAAGAAGAA GTATGAAGAGGAGGTGGCATTCCGGGCCAATGCTGAGAACGAGTTTGTAGCGCTGAAGAAG GATGTAGATGCAGCTTTCCTGAACAAGTCTGATCTGGAAGCCAATGTGGATGCTCTGATCCAGGAAACTGAATTCCTGAAGGCTCTGTACCATGAG GAAGTCCAGATGCTGCAGTCACACATATCAGAGACCTCTGTCATTGTGAAGATGGACAACAGCCGGGACCTGAATCTGGATGGGATCATTGCTGAAGTCAAGGCACAGTATGAGGAGGTGGCAAGGCGGAGTCGTGCAGATGTGGAGTCCTGGTACCAGACCAAG tATGAGGAGATGCGGGTGACTGCTGGCCAGCACTGTGACAATCTACGTAGCACACGGGATGAGATCAATGAGCTGACCCGGTTGATCCAGAGGCTGAAAGCAGAGATCGAGCATACCAAGGCTCAG TGTGCCAAGCTGGAGGCTGCTGTGGCTGAGGCAGAGCAGCAGGGTGAAGCAGCCCTCAATGATGCCAAGTGCAAGCTGGCTGATCTGGAGGGTGCCCTGCAGCAGGCCAAGCAGGACATGGCCAGGCAGCTGCGGGAGTACCAGGAGCTCATGAATGTCAAGCTGGCCCTGGACATCGAGATTGTCACCTACAGGAGGCTGCTGGAGGGCGAGGAAATTCG gatctGCGAAGGTGTTGGGCCAGTAAACATAT CTGTGAGCAGCTCTCGAGGAGGTGTGCTGTGTGGGCCCGAGTTGGTCTCTGGATCCAGCCTTTCCCACAATGGCGGAGTCACCTTCTCCACCAGCAGCGGCATCCGTGCCACCGGAGGTGTTCTGGCTTCCTCAAGCCTGAGGGCTGGTGGGGACCTGCTGAGCTCTGGGTCCAGAGGAGGCTCAGTGCTGGTAGGTGATGCCTGCGCTCCCAGCATCCCCTGTGCACTGCCCACTGAGGGAGGCTTCAGCAGCTGCAGTGGTGGTCGTGGTAACAGGAGCTCCAGCATCCGCTTCTCATCTACCACCACCTCCCGAAGGACCAGGTACTGA
- the Krt82 gene encoding keratin, type II cuticular Hb2, protein MSCRNFQLSPRCGNRSFSSCSAIMPRMVTHYEVSKGPCRSVGGGGLRALGCLGSRSLCNVGFGRPRVASRCSMPGFGYRAGATCGSPACITPVTINESLLVPLELEIDPTVQRVKRDEKEQIKCLNNRFASFINKVRFLEQKNKLLETKWNFMQQQRSCQSNMEPLFEGYICALRRQLDCVSGDHGRLEAELCSLQEALEGYKKKYEEELSLRPCAENEFVTLKKDVDTAFLVKADLETNLEALEHEIEFLKALFEEEISLLQSQISETSVIVKMDNSRELDVDSIVAEIKAQYDDIASRSKAEAEAWYQCRYEELRLTAGNHCDNLRNRKNEILEMNKLIQRLQQDIETVKGQRCKLEGAIAQAEQQGEAALTDAKCKLAGLEEALQKAKQDMACLLKQYQEVMNCKLGLDIEIATYRRLLEGEEHRLCEGIGPVNISVSSSKGAVLYEPCVMGTPMLRTEYCTGTTGVLRNSGGCSVVGTSELYIPCEPQGLLGCGSGRSSSMKMGVGSNSCSR, encoded by the exons ATGTCATGCCGAAATTTCCAATTGAGTCCCAGATGTGGCAACCGGAGTTTCAGCTCATGCTCCGCCATCATGCCCCGGATGGTCACCCACTATGAAGTGAGCAAGGGGCCTTGTCGGTCCGTGGGTGGCGGGGGCCTCCGAGCCCTGGGCTGCCTTGGCTCTCGGAGCCTGTGCAACGTGGGTTTCGGGAGACCCCGTGTGGCCTCCAGATGCAGCATGCCAGGCTTCGGGTACCGAGCGGGAGCCACCTGTGGATCTCCCGCCTGCATCACCCCTGTCACCATCAATGAGAGCCTGCTggtccccctggagctggagatcgACCCGACGGTGCAAAGGGTGAAGAGAGATGAGAAGGAGCAGATCAAGTGCCTGAATAACCGATTCGCATCCTTCATCAACAAG GTGCGGTTCCTGGAGCAGAAAAACAAGCTTCTGGAGACGAAGTGGAACTTTATGCAGCAGCAGAGGAGTTGCCAGAGCAACATGGAGCCGCTCTTCGAGGGCTACATCTGTGCCCTGCGGCGACAGCTGGACTGTGTGTCCGGGGACCACGGCAGGCTGGAGGCGGAGCTCTGCAGCCTCCAGGAGGCACTGGAGGGTTATAAGAAAAA GTACGAAGAGGAGCTGTCCCTGCGTCCCTGTGCTGAGAATGAGTTTGTCACCCTGAAGAAG GACGTGGACACAGCCTTCCTGGTGAAGGCTGACCTGGAAACCAACTTGGAGGCTCTAGAACATGAGATTGAGTTCCTGAAAGCCCTGTTTGAGGAG GAGATCAGCCTGCTGCAGTCTCAGATCTCGGAGACTTCTGTCATCGTGAAGATGGACAACAGCCGGGAACTGGACGTGGACAGCATCGTAGCCGAGATCAAGGCCCAGTATGATGACATCGCCAGTCGCAGCAAAGCAGAAGCGGAGGCCTGGTACCAGTGCCGG TACGAGGAGCTGAGGTTGACGGCTGGGAACCACTGTGACAACCTACGCAACCGCAAGAATGAAATCCTGGAAATGAACAAACTAATCCAGCGGCTGCAGCAGGACATTGAGACAGTCAAAGGCCAG CGATGCAAACTCGAGGGGGCCATTGCCCAGGCAGAGCAGCAGGGAGAGGCCGCCCTCACTGATGCCAAGTGCAAGCTGGCAGGGCTGGAGGAGGCCCTGCAGAAGGCCAAGCAGGACATGGCCTGCCTGCTCAAGCAGTACCAGGAGGTGATGAACTGCAAGCTGGGGCTGGACATCGAGATCGCCACCTACCGGCGCCTGCTGGAGGGCGAAGAGCACAG gTTGTGTGAAGGCATCGGGCCTGTGAATATCT CTGTCAGCAGCTCCAAAGGTGCCGTTCTCTACGAGCCCTGTGTGATGGGCACGCCCATGCTGAGGACCGAATACTGCACCGGGACCACGGGTGTCCTGAGGAACAGTGGGGGCTGCAGCGTGGTGGGCACCAGTGAACTCTACATCCCCTGCGAGCCCCAAGGGCTCCTGGGCTGTGGAAGTGGGCGGAGCTCCAGCATGAAAATGGGAGTGGGTAGCAATTCGTGCAGCCGCTAG